From Rhizobium sp. NZLR1, a single genomic window includes:
- a CDS encoding aspartate/glutamate racemase family protein has protein sequence MRILIVNPNTTASMTEKAATAARAVAASETEIIAATSRMGPVSIEGHYDGALAIPGLLSELKDRQAAGYDAAVIACFDDTGLEAARSFADVPILGLCESAVVTAGFLAQRFTVVTTLERSRVLIDNLVRRYGMGDRARVRACDIPVLELEDAASGAVGKLRAEIERALAEDGAEAIVLGCAGMTDLARELQAIYGVPVVDGVAAAVKQAEALVSLKLSTSKRGSYASPLPKSFTGAMSGFSPAQRVG, from the coding sequence ATGCGCATCCTCATCGTCAATCCGAACACCACGGCCTCTATGACCGAGAAGGCCGCGACCGCGGCACGCGCGGTGGCTGCTTCCGAAACCGAGATTATCGCCGCCACCTCGCGCATGGGCCCCGTCTCCATCGAGGGCCATTACGACGGCGCGCTGGCGATCCCCGGTCTGCTTAGCGAACTCAAGGACCGGCAGGCGGCCGGCTACGACGCGGCTGTCATCGCCTGCTTCGACGATACCGGGCTGGAGGCGGCACGGAGCTTTGCCGATGTGCCGATCCTCGGGCTTTGCGAATCCGCAGTCGTGACGGCCGGCTTCCTGGCGCAGCGCTTCACCGTGGTGACGACACTCGAGCGGTCGCGGGTGCTGATCGACAATCTGGTGCGCCGTTACGGGATGGGCGACCGCGCCAGGGTGCGCGCCTGCGATATCCCGGTGCTGGAGCTTGAAGATGCGGCCTCGGGCGCGGTCGGCAAGCTCCGGGCGGAGATCGAGCGGGCACTTGCCGAAGACGGCGCCGAGGCGATCGTGCTCGGCTGCGCCGGCATGACCGATCTGGCGCGCGAGTTGCAGGCGATCTACGGCGTGCCGGTCGTCGATGGTGTGGCGGCCGCCGTCAAGCAGGCCGAGGCCCTGGTGTCGCTTAAGCTTTCCACCAGCAAGCGCGGCTCCTATGCCTCACCATTGCCGAAATCCTTCACAGGGGCGATGAGCGGGTTCTCGCCGGCCCAGAGGGTCGGCTGA
- a CDS encoding ABC transporter permease yields MNHEKRGLGFYLLAIFFVIFVLFLYGPLSAILILSFQGPDGGLTFPMNGVSIHWFFNLFEKQAVGDFGASFRRSFTLGLMVMVVTVTVSLLAGLAFRRRFPGSTALFYATVASLVVPSIIISLGIGVVFQEGGLGPAWYSSAFGAHLTWTLPFGVLIMFAVFNRFSPAYEEAARDLGASSWQTFRHVVLPMIAPSLIGVGLFGFTLSYDEFARTLMTSGSYNTLPLEIYGMTTNVTTPVLYALGTVTTLFSFTIILIALGIMTMLGRRQAKID; encoded by the coding sequence ATGAACCACGAAAAACGCGGCCTCGGATTCTATTTGCTGGCGATCTTCTTCGTCATCTTCGTGCTGTTCCTCTACGGCCCGCTTTCGGCGATCCTGATCCTCTCCTTCCAGGGGCCGGACGGCGGTCTGACCTTCCCGATGAACGGCGTTTCCATCCACTGGTTCTTCAACCTGTTCGAGAAGCAGGCGGTCGGCGATTTCGGCGCCTCCTTCCGGCGCTCCTTCACTCTCGGGCTGATGGTGATGGTGGTGACCGTCACCGTGTCGCTGCTCGCCGGCCTTGCCTTCCGCCGCCGTTTTCCAGGTTCGACCGCGCTGTTTTACGCCACCGTCGCAAGTCTCGTGGTGCCTTCGATCATCATTTCGCTCGGTATCGGCGTCGTCTTCCAGGAGGGAGGGCTGGGGCCCGCCTGGTATTCATCGGCCTTCGGCGCGCATCTCACCTGGACGCTGCCCTTCGGCGTGCTGATCATGTTTGCCGTCTTCAACCGCTTCTCGCCGGCCTATGAAGAGGCGGCGCGCGACCTTGGCGCCAGTTCGTGGCAGACGTTCCGTCATGTGGTGCTGCCGATGATCGCGCCGAGCCTGATCGGCGTCGGTCTGTTCGGCTTCACGCTCTCCTATGACGAATTCGCCCGCACGCTGATGACCTCGGGCAGTTACAACACGCTGCCGCTCGAAATCTATGGCATGACCACCAATGTCACGACGCCGGTGCTCTATGCGCTTGGCACGGTGACGACACTGTTTTCCTTCACCATCATTCTCATCGCGCTCGGCATCATGACCATGCTCGGCCGGCGGCAGGCAAAGATAGACTGA
- the metH gene encoding methionine synthase, translated as MFDNLFGPETGKRDGNEVFAALRQAASERILVLDGAMGTQIQGLGYDEDQFRGTRFIGCACHQKGNNDLLILTQPDAIEEIHYRYAKAGADILETNTFSSTRIAQADYAMEGAVYDLNKEGAEIVRRAAQRAEREDGRRRFVAGAIGPTNRTASISPDVNNPGFRAVSFDDLRIAYGEQIDGLIDGGADIILIETIFDTLNAKAAIFACEERFEAKGVRLPVMISGTITDLSGRTLSGQTPSAFWNSVRHANPFTIGLNCALGANAMRPHLQELSGVADTFICAYPNAGLPNEFGQYDETPELMAAQIDSFAREGLVNIVGGCCGSTPEHIRAIAETVAKYKPRAIPEHRPFMSLSGLEPFELTKDIPFVNVGERTNVTGSARFRKLITNADYTAALDVARDQVENGAQVIDINMDEGLIDSEKAMVEFLNLIAAEPDIARVPVMIDSSKFSIIESGLKRVQGKPIVNSISLKEGEENFLAQARLLHNYGAAVVVMAFDETGQADSYERKVEICTRAYKLLTAKIGFPPEDIIFDPNIFAVATGIEEHNNYGVDFIEATRTIRERMPLVHISGGVSNLSFSFRGNEPVREAMHAVFLYHAIQAGMDMGIVNAGQLAVYDNIDPELREACEDVVLNRRPDGTERLLEVAERFRGAGAREGRVQDLSWREWSVEKRLEHALVNGITEYIEADTEEARLQAARPLHVIEGPLMAGMNVVGDLFGSGKMFLPQVVKSARVMKQAVAVLLPYMEEEKRLNGGEERRSAGKILMATVKGDVHDIGKNIVGVVLACNNYEIVDLGVMVPATKILETAIAEKVDIIGLSGLITPSLDEMVHVAAEMERQGFEIPLLIGGATTSRVHTAVKIHPGYNKGQAVYVTDASRAVGVVSALLSPEARQGYVDDMRAEYAKVAAAHARSEAEKVRLPLPRARENAHKVDWSGYQPTKPQFFGTQVFEDYDLGELARYIDWTPFFQTWELRGRYPAILEDEKQGEAARALWADAQAMLKKIIDEKWFRPRAVIGFWPAGAVGDDIRLFTDESRSQELATFYTLRQQLSKRDGRPNVALSDFVAPVSSGVQDYVGGFVVTAGIEEIAIAERFARANDDYSSILVKALADRFAEAFAERMHEQVRREYWGYAKDETLSKEDLITEAYAGIRPAPGYPAQPDHTEKATLFTLLDAETAAGVKLTESYAMWPGSSVSGLYIGHPDSYYFGVAKVERDQVEDYAKRKGMAVSEIERWLGPVLNYVPRKTGEEIEDAA; from the coding sequence GTGTTTGACAACCTCTTTGGTCCGGAAACGGGCAAACGTGACGGCAATGAAGTTTTTGCAGCTTTGAGACAGGCTGCGAGCGAGCGCATCCTTGTTCTCGACGGCGCCATGGGCACTCAGATCCAGGGACTCGGCTATGACGAAGACCAGTTCCGCGGAACGCGCTTCATCGGCTGCGCCTGCCACCAGAAGGGCAATAACGACCTTCTGATCCTGACCCAGCCAGATGCGATCGAAGAGATCCATTACCGATACGCCAAGGCCGGCGCCGATATTCTCGAGACCAACACCTTCTCCTCGACCCGCATCGCGCAGGCCGATTACGCGATGGAAGGCGCGGTCTACGACCTCAACAAGGAAGGCGCCGAGATCGTGCGCCGCGCAGCACAGCGCGCCGAGCGCGAGGATGGCCGCCGCCGGTTCGTCGCCGGCGCCATCGGACCGACCAACCGCACCGCCTCGATCTCACCCGACGTCAACAATCCCGGTTTTCGCGCCGTGAGCTTCGACGATCTGCGCATTGCCTATGGTGAGCAGATCGACGGGCTGATCGACGGCGGCGCCGACATCATCCTGATCGAAACGATCTTCGACACGCTGAATGCCAAGGCGGCGATCTTTGCCTGCGAGGAGCGCTTCGAGGCCAAGGGCGTGCGCCTGCCGGTGATGATCTCCGGCACGATCACCGACCTTTCCGGCCGCACCCTGTCCGGCCAGACGCCATCGGCCTTCTGGAACTCCGTGCGCCACGCCAATCCCTTCACGATCGGCCTCAACTGCGCGCTCGGCGCCAACGCGATGCGCCCGCATCTGCAGGAGCTTTCCGGCGTCGCCGACACCTTCATCTGCGCCTATCCGAATGCCGGCCTGCCGAACGAATTCGGGCAGTACGACGAAACGCCGGAGCTGATGGCGGCGCAGATCGACAGCTTCGCCCGCGAAGGTCTGGTCAATATCGTCGGCGGCTGCTGCGGCTCGACGCCTGAACATATCAGGGCAATCGCCGAGACCGTCGCCAAGTACAAGCCACGTGCGATTCCCGAGCATCGCCCCTTCATGTCGCTGTCGGGTCTCGAACCTTTCGAGCTGACCAAGGACATTCCCTTCGTCAATGTCGGCGAGCGCACCAACGTCACCGGCTCGGCCCGCTTCCGCAAGCTGATCACCAATGCCGATTACACCGCAGCGCTCGATGTGGCGCGCGACCAGGTCGAGAACGGCGCGCAGGTGATCGACATCAACATGGACGAGGGGCTGATCGATTCCGAGAAGGCGATGGTCGAGTTCCTCAACCTGATCGCCGCCGAGCCCGATATCGCCCGCGTGCCCGTGATGATCGACTCGTCGAAGTTCTCGATCATCGAATCCGGCTTGAAGCGCGTTCAGGGCAAGCCGATAGTCAATTCGATCTCGCTGAAGGAAGGCGAGGAGAATTTCCTCGCCCAGGCGCGGCTGTTGCACAATTACGGTGCGGCCGTCGTCGTCATGGCCTTCGACGAGACGGGGCAGGCGGACAGCTACGAGCGCAAGGTGGAGATATGCACACGCGCCTATAAGCTTTTGACTGCAAAGATCGGTTTCCCGCCCGAGGACATCATCTTCGACCCGAACATTTTCGCGGTCGCAACCGGCATTGAAGAGCACAATAATTACGGCGTCGACTTCATCGAGGCGACGCGGACGATCCGCGAGCGCATGCCGCTGGTGCATATCTCGGGCGGCGTCTCCAACCTGTCCTTCTCGTTCCGTGGCAATGAGCCGGTGCGCGAGGCGATGCACGCCGTGTTCCTCTACCACGCCATCCAGGCGGGTATGGACATGGGCATCGTCAATGCCGGCCAGCTTGCCGTCTACGACAATATCGATCCGGAACTGCGCGAGGCCTGCGAAGACGTGGTGCTGAACCGCCGTCCCGATGGCACCGAGCGACTGCTCGAAGTGGCCGAGCGCTTCCGTGGCGCCGGCGCCAGGGAGGGCCGGGTCCAGGACCTCTCCTGGCGCGAATGGAGCGTCGAAAAGCGCCTCGAACATGCGCTGGTCAACGGCATCACCGAATATATCGAAGCCGATACCGAGGAGGCGCGCCTGCAGGCTGCCCGGCCGCTGCATGTCATCGAGGGACCGCTGATGGCCGGCATGAACGTCGTCGGCGATCTGTTCGGCTCGGGCAAGATGTTCCTGCCGCAGGTGGTCAAGTCGGCGCGCGTCATGAAGCAGGCGGTCGCCGTGCTGCTGCCCTACATGGAAGAGGAAAAGCGCCTCAACGGCGGCGAGGAACGTCGCTCGGCCGGCAAGATCCTGATGGCGACCGTCAAGGGCGACGTGCACGATATCGGCAAGAACATCGTCGGCGTCGTGCTTGCCTGCAACAATTACGAGATCGTCGACCTCGGTGTCATGGTGCCGGCGACGAAGATTCTCGAAACGGCGATTGCCGAAAAGGTCGACATCATCGGACTTTCAGGCCTGATCACCCCGTCGCTCGACGAGATGGTACACGTCGCGGCCGAAATGGAGCGGCAGGGTTTCGAGATCCCGCTTTTGATCGGCGGGGCGACGACCAGCCGCGTACATACGGCCGTGAAGATCCATCCGGGCTACAACAAGGGGCAGGCGGTCTACGTCACCGATGCGAGCCGCGCCGTCGGCGTCGTCTCGGCGCTGCTGTCGCCGGAGGCACGCCAAGGCTATGTCGACGATATGAGAGCCGAATATGCCAAGGTGGCGGCCGCCCACGCGCGCAGCGAAGCCGAGAAGGTGCGCCTGCCATTGCCGCGGGCCCGCGAGAATGCGCATAAGGTCGATTGGTCCGGCTACCAGCCGACGAAGCCGCAATTCTTCGGCACGCAGGTGTTCGAGGATTACGATCTGGGCGAGCTTGCCAGATATATCGACTGGACGCCGTTCTTCCAGACCTGGGAACTGCGCGGCCGCTACCCCGCCATTCTCGAGGACGAGAAGCAGGGCGAGGCAGCCCGCGCGCTCTGGGCCGATGCGCAGGCGATGCTCAAGAAGATCATCGACGAGAAGTGGTTCCGCCCGCGCGCCGTCATCGGTTTCTGGCCAGCCGGTGCTGTCGGCGACGACATCCGCCTGTTCACGGACGAGAGCCGCAGCCAGGAGCTCGCCACCTTCTACACGCTGCGCCAGCAGCTTTCGAAGCGGGACGGGCGGCCGAACGTGGCGCTCTCCGATTTCGTCGCGCCGGTTTCGAGCGGCGTGCAGGATTATGTCGGCGGCTTCGTGGTGACGGCTGGGATCGAGGAGATCGCCATCGCCGAACGCTTCGCGCGGGCGAATGATGATTATTCCTCGATCCTCGTCAAGGCGCTGGCCGACCGCTTCGCCGAAGCGTTTGCCGAGCGCATGCATGAGCAGGTGCGGCGCGAATACTGGGGTTATGCGAAGGACGAGACGCTTAGCAAAGAGGATCTGATCACCGAAGCCTATGCCGGTATCCGCCCGGCGCCCGGTTATCCCGCCCAGCCGGATCACACCGAAAAGGCAACGCTCTTCACGCTGCTCGATGCGGAGACGGCGGCCGGTGTGAAGTTGACGGAGAGCTACGCGATGTGGCCCGGTTCCTCGGTCTCCGGCCTCTATATCGGCCACCCCGACTCCTATTATTTCGGCGTCGCCAAGGTGGAGCGCGATCAGGTGGAAGACTATGCCAAGCGCAAGGGTATGGCGGTTTCCGAAATCGAGCGCTGGCTCGGACCGGTGCTCAACTACGTGCCGCGCAAGACGGGCGAAGAGATCGAAGACGCGGCGTGA
- a CDS encoding N-acetylglucosamine kinase produces MTELAIGIDGGGTSCRAAVADRDGNIIGRGKSGPANILSDLENSLLNVVESARQALRDAGLAAETISSVASVVGVAGANVGDYGRRIEEALPFAEGLVVTDALIALQGALGDADGIVGAFGTGTVYNARRNGRLNGIGGWGFIVGDQASGARLGRDLMERSLLAHDSVRPASPLTEAVMAEYGNDPERIVEFAHSARPTDFARYAPIVFDHAAKGDAVAIGIVTDAATAIGESLDALLWPDCPSICLLGGLAEAYEPWLSERYRSRLARPKGDALQGAVELAVKLLNDRQRGAA; encoded by the coding sequence ATGACAGAGCTTGCAATCGGCATAGACGGCGGCGGAACGAGCTGCCGGGCGGCTGTCGCGGACAGAGATGGCAATATCATCGGCCGTGGCAAATCAGGCCCTGCCAACATCCTGTCCGATCTGGAAAACTCCCTTCTCAATGTCGTCGAATCCGCCCGGCAGGCGCTGCGCGACGCGGGCCTGGCCGCTGAAACCATCTCCTCCGTTGCATCGGTCGTCGGCGTCGCCGGCGCCAATGTCGGCGATTACGGCAGGCGGATCGAAGAAGCCCTGCCCTTTGCCGAAGGCCTAGTTGTCACCGATGCGCTGATTGCCCTGCAGGGGGCACTCGGCGATGCCGACGGCATCGTCGGCGCCTTTGGCACAGGTACGGTCTATAATGCCCGCAGGAACGGCCGGCTGAACGGCATCGGCGGCTGGGGCTTTATTGTCGGCGACCAGGCAAGCGGCGCCCGTCTCGGCCGCGATCTCATGGAACGATCGCTACTTGCCCATGACAGCGTGCGCCCGGCGTCGCCGCTCACCGAAGCGGTCATGGCCGAATACGGCAACGATCCCGAACGCATCGTCGAATTCGCACATTCGGCAAGACCGACGGATTTTGCCCGTTACGCGCCCATCGTATTCGACCATGCGGCCAAGGGCGATGCCGTCGCGATCGGCATCGTCACGGATGCGGCAACGGCAATCGGCGAAAGCCTGGACGCGTTGCTCTGGCCGGATTGCCCGTCGATCTGCCTGCTTGGCGGGCTTGCGGAAGCTTATGAACCGTGGCTTTCCGAACGCTATAGGTCACGGCTTGCCAGGCCGAAGGGCGATGCCCTGCAGGGTGCGGTGGAACTTGCGGTGAAGCTCCTCAACGACAGGCAGAGAGGTGCGGCATGA
- a CDS encoding DUF2799 domain-containing protein: MIRLFFALAAAIGLGLLQASCNTLSKEECLAADWRVIGDSDGAAGYEPQQRFAAHAKSCERVKIVPDQTIWFQGYQAGLVRYCTPLSGLARGQAGSGYANVCPPETASGFLRGFNLGGKQHGLQERFNAMQNDYSSKEANIDELSDKLKDAKDGDRSELRRRIDDLEDDMHDIRRDQRDVQDELDRVNEDVEWFQRNPNAELRAPGY; encoded by the coding sequence ATGATCCGCTTGTTCTTCGCGCTTGCCGCCGCCATCGGTCTCGGCCTTCTCCAGGCCTCCTGCAACACGCTTTCCAAGGAGGAATGTTTGGCCGCCGACTGGCGGGTGATCGGCGACAGCGACGGTGCTGCGGGCTACGAGCCGCAGCAGCGCTTCGCCGCGCATGCAAAATCCTGCGAGCGGGTCAAGATCGTGCCGGATCAGACGATCTGGTTCCAGGGCTACCAGGCGGGCCTGGTGCGCTACTGCACGCCGCTCAGCGGGCTGGCGCGCGGCCAGGCGGGCAGCGGCTACGCCAATGTCTGCCCGCCGGAAACCGCGTCGGGCTTCCTGCGTGGCTTCAACCTCGGCGGCAAGCAGCACGGGCTGCAGGAGCGCTTCAACGCGATGCAGAACGACTACAGCTCCAAGGAGGCTAATATCGACGAGCTCTCCGACAAGCTTAAGGATGCGAAGGATGGCGACAGGTCGGAGCTGCGCCGGCGGATCGACGATCTGGAAGACGACATGCACGACATCCGCCGCGACCAGCGCGACGTGCAGGACGAACTCGACCGCGTCAACGAGGATGTCGAATGGTTCCAGCGCAACCCAAACGCCGAATTGAGGGCGCCGGGTTACTGA
- a CDS encoding flavin reductase family protein: MAVSFDFQQLSERERYKLMIGTIIPRPIALVTTVDEHGRVNAAPFSFFNCLSADPPILAIGVENNADMSFKDTGHNIRMTEVFTVNIVSFAIAEAMHVCGAKYPRGVDELKEAGLTAISGEKVASPFIAEAPAAFECRRHVTLELGRSRQIVMGEIVYAHYRDGVVDPERLHVDPAALDAIARLGGDTCATIRDRFEMLTPKL, encoded by the coding sequence ATGGCGGTGTCCTTCGACTTCCAGCAGCTCTCTGAGCGCGAGCGTTACAAGCTGATGATCGGTACGATCATCCCGCGGCCGATCGCGCTGGTGACGACGGTCGACGAGCACGGCCGGGTCAACGCGGCTCCTTTCAGTTTCTTCAACTGCCTTTCGGCTGATCCGCCGATCCTTGCGATCGGTGTCGAAAACAATGCCGACATGTCGTTCAAGGACACCGGCCACAATATCCGCATGACCGAGGTCTTCACGGTCAACATCGTCTCCTTCGCCATCGCCGAGGCCATGCACGTCTGCGGCGCCAAATATCCCCGCGGCGTCGACGAACTGAAGGAAGCGGGATTGACGGCGATATCAGGCGAGAAAGTAGCCTCACCCTTTATCGCCGAGGCGCCGGCCGCCTTCGAATGCCGGCGGCATGTGACGCTGGAGCTCGGCCGCTCGCGGCAGATCGTCATGGGCGAGATCGTCTATGCGCATTACCGCGACGGGGTCGTCGATCCGGAACGGCTGCATGTCGATCCGGCCGCGCTCGATGCCATTGCGAGGCTCGGCGGCGATACTTGCGCCACCATCCGCGATCGTTTCGAGATGCTGACGCCGAAGCTCTGA
- a CDS encoding GntR family transcriptional regulator, translated as MTDDLATLLSLERLQAAGTGPLYVKLRRRLEEAVRTGTLGHGDALPPERDIAEFAAVSRVTVRKAIDELVADGLLVRRHGSGTFVAKPVSRVEQRLSQLTSFTEDMARRGMSSRSEWLHKGVHTPSPDEMMILGLGTDVKVSRLSRLRIADEQPLAIENASVSGEFLPDPSAVTNSLYAELERLQVRPVRAVQRISATNMKEADAQLLGVSVGAAGLSIERISYLGSGRAVEFTRSLYRGDAYDFVAELTIGVT; from the coding sequence ATGACCGACGACCTCGCCACCCTACTGTCCCTGGAGCGCCTGCAGGCAGCAGGCACGGGCCCGCTCTACGTCAAGCTGCGCCGCAGGCTCGAAGAAGCCGTGCGCACCGGAACGCTCGGTCACGGCGATGCGCTGCCGCCGGAACGCGATATCGCCGAATTCGCCGCCGTCAGCCGCGTTACCGTGCGCAAGGCGATCGACGAGCTCGTCGCTGACGGCCTGCTGGTGCGCCGCCACGGTTCGGGCACCTTCGTCGCCAAGCCGGTCTCCAGGGTCGAGCAGCGCCTGTCGCAGCTCACCTCCTTCACCGAGGACATGGCGAGGCGCGGCATGTCCTCCCGCTCCGAATGGCTGCACAAGGGCGTTCACACCCCCTCGCCGGACGAGATGATGATCCTTGGCCTCGGCACGGACGTGAAGGTTTCGCGCCTCTCTCGCCTGCGAATCGCCGACGAGCAGCCGCTGGCGATCGAAAATGCCAGCGTCTCTGGCGAATTCCTGCCCGATCCGTCCGCCGTCACCAATTCGCTCTACGCCGAGCTCGAACGCCTGCAGGTCCGGCCCGTGCGCGCCGTGCAGCGCATTTCGGCGACCAACATGAAGGAAGCCGACGCCCAGCTTCTCGGCGTCTCCGTCGGCGCCGCCGGCCTGTCGATCGAACGTATCTCCTATCTCGGCTCCGGCCGCGCCGTAGAATTCACCCGCTCGCTTTATCGCGGCGACGCCTATGATTTCGTCGCCGAGCTGACGATCGGGGTGACCTGA
- a CDS encoding heme-degrading domain-containing protein, with product MTIEDDLSRIAEQEKALSFDAFDLTTAWQLGKLLQELATERGLGIAIDVTLHAMPVFYAALPGVTPDNVNWVRRKRNMVLRYFRSSYASGLKLRKDGKTVEDNGLPDADYAPHGGSFPINVKGTGCIGAVTVSGLPQRDDHNLAVEALALMLAKDLDTLRLAPL from the coding sequence ATGACAATCGAGGACGATCTCAGCCGGATTGCGGAGCAGGAGAAGGCCCTGAGCTTCGACGCCTTCGACCTGACGACGGCATGGCAGCTCGGCAAACTCCTGCAGGAACTCGCCACCGAGCGCGGCCTCGGCATCGCGATCGACGTGACCCTGCATGCAATGCCGGTCTTCTATGCGGCATTGCCGGGTGTGACGCCCGATAACGTCAACTGGGTCCGGCGCAAGCGCAACATGGTGCTGCGTTATTTCCGCAGCAGTTATGCCTCCGGCCTGAAGCTGAGGAAGGATGGCAAGACGGTTGAGGATAACGGGCTTCCCGACGCCGATTATGCGCCGCATGGCGGCAGTTTCCCGATCAACGTCAAGGGCACCGGCTGCATCGGCGCGGTCACCGTCTCCGGCCTGCCGCAACGCGACGACCACAATCTCGCGGTCGAGGCCCTGGCGCTGATGCTCGCGAAGGATCTGGATACGCTGCGGCTCGCTCCGCTCTGA
- a CDS encoding AGE family epimerase/isomerase, giving the protein MAPVLGNWTSRAYHRGWLLNQANGLFDFFQHNSRNPKGGFYDLDDTGRPLDAEGQVRGVHIAARAVHCFSIGTLLGRPGASDLVDHGMNYLWNQHRDRKNGGYFWSLNNDGPVDTNKQGYGHAFVLLAASSAKTIGHPLADGMLDDITEILNTKFWEAKHGAIAEEFTADWQPLDGGTYRGQNSNMHLTEALMAAFEATGDREYLTKAESIADLVIRRQAGSVDWRVAEHFDAEWNLDKQYYHPNEMFRPAGTTPGHWLEWARLILQLWTLGGKRIEWLPDAAKALFAQSMALGWDNDKGGFFYTLDWDDKPAKRNKLWWPACEGAAAAHFLNEHLPSDFHEDSYRKIWNVIERAFIDHHNGGWHEELTEDLIPSHSLFPGKGDIYHALQACLIPLFPATGSLTKGIAEAGGKL; this is encoded by the coding sequence ATGGCACCCGTGCTTGGAAACTGGACGAGCCGCGCCTATCATCGCGGCTGGCTGCTGAACCAGGCAAATGGCCTCTTCGATTTCTTCCAGCACAATTCGCGCAACCCCAAGGGCGGCTTCTACGATCTCGACGATACCGGCAGACCTCTCGACGCCGAAGGCCAGGTTCGCGGCGTCCATATCGCGGCGCGCGCCGTGCATTGTTTCTCGATCGGCACGCTGCTCGGCCGCCCGGGTGCCAGCGACCTCGTCGATCACGGCATGAACTATCTCTGGAACCAGCATCGCGACCGGAAGAATGGCGGCTATTTCTGGTCACTGAACAATGACGGTCCAGTCGACACCAACAAGCAGGGTTATGGCCACGCTTTCGTGCTGCTGGCCGCCTCCTCCGCCAAGACCATCGGCCATCCGCTTGCCGACGGCATGCTTGACGACATCACCGAGATCCTCAACACCAAGTTCTGGGAAGCAAAGCACGGCGCCATCGCCGAGGAATTCACCGCCGACTGGCAGCCGCTCGATGGCGGCACCTATCGCGGCCAGAACTCCAACATGCACCTGACCGAAGCGCTGATGGCCGCCTTCGAAGCCACCGGCGACAGAGAGTACCTGACCAAGGCCGAAAGCATCGCCGATCTGGTCATCCGCCGGCAGGCCGGTTCGGTCGACTGGCGCGTCGCCGAGCATTTCGACGCCGAATGGAACCTCGACAAGCAATACTATCATCCGAACGAAATGTTCCGCCCGGCCGGCACGACGCCCGGTCACTGGCTGGAATGGGCCCGCCTGATCCTGCAGCTCTGGACGCTCGGCGGCAAACGCATCGAATGGCTGCCGGATGCGGCCAAGGCGCTTTTCGCGCAATCCATGGCGCTCGGCTGGGACAATGACAAGGGCGGCTTTTTCTATACACTCGACTGGGACGACAAGCCCGCCAAGCGCAACAAGCTCTGGTGGCCGGCCTGCGAGGGTGCCGCCGCCGCCCACTTCCTCAACGAACACCTTCCGAGCGATTTCCACGAAGACAGCTACCGCAAGATCTGGAACGTCATCGAGCGCGCCTTCATCGACCACCACAACGGCGGCTGGCACGAGGAGCTGACGGAAGACCTCATTCCCTCGCACTCGCTCTTCCCCGGCAAGGGCGATATCTACCACGCCCTGCAGGCCTGCCTCATCCCACTTTTCCCGGCAACCGGCAGCCTGACGAAAGGCATCGCCGAGGCTGGCGGCAAGCTCTGA
- a CDS encoding type II toxin-antitoxin system prevent-host-death family antitoxin has protein sequence MARTTALEFQRKFGEFQHQAQREPVEITRHGRREFVLMSAEQYDWLKAAAQRTHRTADALSVVIDAVERAEMDAAHTPLDELLK, from the coding sequence ATGGCACGGACCACGGCTCTGGAATTTCAGCGAAAATTCGGCGAGTTTCAGCATCAAGCGCAACGCGAACCCGTCGAGATCACGCGTCATGGCCGCCGTGAATTTGTGCTGATGTCAGCCGAGCAGTATGATTGGCTGAAGGCCGCTGCGCAACGGACTCATAGGACAGCCGATGCCTTGTCCGTTGTCATCGATGCCGTCGAAAGAGCGGAGATGGATGCTGCCCACACACCCCTCGATGAACTACTGAAATAA